One genomic window of Azospirillum sp. TSH58 includes the following:
- a CDS encoding cation transporter, which yields MALLVNGLMAAVALAAGLETQSMGLRASALESLAIAMTHGVGLWMMGRGLEARGWAALARGLVLSVLGLGLVAATAWSAYAGTVPDAPVMSLVALLGMGAALSVAVLLFAGRRAGLTLRAVWLCARNGVLTNAAVMMAAAGVWVMGQGWPDHLVAAVIAATVLSGAVTALRQAVGERRAWHAPADPSGLGKGA from the coding sequence ATGGCGCTGCTCGTCAACGGGCTGATGGCCGCGGTCGCCCTGGCCGCCGGGCTGGAGACGCAGTCCATGGGCTTGCGGGCGAGCGCGCTGGAATCCCTGGCGATCGCGATGACCCACGGCGTCGGCCTGTGGATGATGGGGCGCGGGCTGGAGGCGCGGGGCTGGGCCGCGCTGGCGCGGGGGCTGGTGCTGTCCGTCCTCGGTCTGGGGCTGGTGGCCGCCACGGCCTGGAGCGCCTATGCCGGCACCGTTCCCGACGCGCCGGTGATGAGCCTCGTCGCGCTTCTCGGGATGGGGGCGGCCCTGTCGGTGGCGGTCCTGCTGTTCGCCGGACGGCGCGCCGGGTTGACGCTGCGCGCGGTCTGGCTGTGCGCCCGCAACGGCGTGCTGACCAACGCCGCGGTGATGATGGCGGCGGCGGGCGTGTGGGTGATGGGGCAGGGGTGGCCGGACCATCTGGTCGCCGCGGTCATCGCCGCCACGGTCTTGTCCGGCGCGGTGACGGCGCTGCGGCAGGCGGTGGGGGAACGGCGCGCGTGGCACGCCCCCGCCGACCCGAGCGGGTTGGGGAAGGGGGCTTGA
- a CDS encoding response regulator encodes MPRRYPTHLKILVVENNPLLLRALRDMLEHWGVGQVAPAANGQEAMELLRREPYDLMVTDWVMEPVGGGQLVRWVRGSVSCLSPDLPIIVLTANADVATVRAAWDAGADTVLAKPASAATIARRIETVLNNPRKGGRSQTEAATAKPTNNNTPPPSHPAPPRPAISSAPPPLRLPPPPPRLSGPSGSGSGPLRSTDPKMVRLVLALDRLERALACPDALGTRLRHAVSDLQLAAAGNAAATAIAASLSTCVTWVDHDGESFQEAVQAHMDALRWTISIGGGADSSAALRVMVGALRAMVRSLSLRDGNGPSLWPDGAFGAPDHGGEAGHSPGHSPLPPA; translated from the coding sequence ATGCCACGCCGCTACCCGACCCACCTGAAGATCCTGGTCGTCGAGAACAACCCGCTGCTGCTGCGGGCGCTGCGGGACATGCTGGAGCATTGGGGCGTCGGCCAGGTCGCCCCCGCCGCCAACGGGCAGGAGGCGATGGAACTGCTGCGCCGGGAGCCCTACGACCTGATGGTCACCGACTGGGTGATGGAACCGGTGGGCGGCGGACAGCTCGTCCGCTGGGTGCGCGGCTCGGTCAGCTGCCTCAGCCCCGATCTGCCGATCATCGTCCTGACCGCCAACGCCGACGTCGCCACCGTGCGCGCCGCCTGGGACGCCGGGGCGGACACCGTCCTCGCCAAGCCGGCCTCCGCCGCCACCATCGCCCGGCGGATCGAAACCGTGCTGAACAACCCCCGCAAGGGCGGCCGCTCCCAAACCGAGGCGGCCACGGCGAAGCCGACGAACAACAACACGCCGCCCCCCTCCCACCCGGCTCCGCCCCGGCCGGCGATCTCCTCCGCCCCGCCGCCGCTGCGCCTGCCGCCCCCGCCGCCGCGCCTGTCCGGCCCCTCCGGGTCAGGGTCAGGTCCGCTGCGCTCGACCGACCCGAAGATGGTCCGGCTGGTGCTGGCGCTCGACCGGCTGGAAAGGGCGCTGGCCTGCCCCGACGCGCTGGGCACGCGGCTGCGCCACGCGGTGTCCGACCTGCAACTGGCCGCCGCCGGCAACGCCGCGGCCACCGCCATCGCCGCGTCGCTGTCCACCTGCGTCACCTGGGTGGACCATGACGGGGAAAGCTTCCAGGAGGCGGTGCAGGCCCATATGGACGCCCTGCGCTGGACCATCAGCATCGGCGGCGGGGCGGACTCCTCCGCCGCCCTGCGGGTCATGGTCGGCGCCCTGCGCGCGATGGTGCGCAGCCTCAGCCTGCGCGACGGCAACGGTCCCAGCCTGTGGCCGGACGGCGCCTTCGGCGCGCCGGACCACGGGGGCGAGGCGGGTCATTCCCCCGGTCATTCCCCCCTGCCGCCCGCCTGA
- a CDS encoding CBS domain-containing protein, whose translation MTVVAEVLNRKGHTVASILPSETIRTAARTLTDRRIGALVVCDRRGRLAGILSERDIVRAVAMHGADALDLPVEDLMTRQVKTCRPEDTIKDLMQMMTLRRHRHVPVCNEAGDLAGVISIGDAVKARLDEQAHEVAVLKDLALVR comes from the coding sequence ATGACCGTCGTTGCCGAGGTTCTGAACCGCAAAGGCCATACCGTCGCCTCGATCCTGCCGTCCGAAACCATCCGGACCGCCGCCCGCACGCTGACCGACCGGCGCATCGGCGCCCTGGTGGTGTGCGACCGCCGCGGCCGGCTGGCCGGCATCCTGTCGGAGCGTGACATCGTCCGCGCCGTGGCGATGCATGGCGCCGACGCGCTGGATCTCCCGGTGGAGGATCTGATGACCCGTCAGGTCAAGACCTGCCGGCCGGAGGACACGATCAAGGACCTGATGCAGATGATGACCCTGCGCCGCCACCGCCATGTGCCGGTCTGCAACGAGGCGGGCGACCTCGCCGGCGTGATCTCCATCGGCGACGCCGTGAAGGCCCGCCTGGACGAACAGGCCCACGAGGTGGCCGTCCTGAAGGATCTCGCCCTGGTCCGCTAG
- a CDS encoding DUF2312 domain-containing protein, which translates to MSDVGGIAADRLKSFVERIERLEEEKRGLQEDIKEVYAEAKGTGFDTKIIRQIIRLRKMDKADRQEQEAILELYKEALGMVE; encoded by the coding sequence ATGTCCGACGTCGGCGGCATTGCGGCGGATCGCCTGAAATCCTTCGTCGAGCGCATCGAGCGCCTGGAAGAGGAGAAGCGCGGCCTGCAGGAGGACATCAAGGAAGTCTATGCCGAAGCCAAGGGCACCGGCTTCGACACCAAGATCATCCGCCAGATCATCCGGCTGCGCAAAATGGACAAGGCCGACCGCCAGGAGCAGGAAGCCATCCTGGAACTCTACAAGGAAGCGCTGGGGATGGTGGAGTAA
- a CDS encoding anthranilate synthase, which yields MYPADLLASLHLLEPLRFQTRGGVTVTRRATALDPRTALDPVIDALDRRRGLLLSSGVEAPGRYRRHALGFTDPPLALTARGRTLRLDALNARGRVLLPAVAEALRGLEALVGLEEAPSRVTALVRKPQHPFPEEERSRQPSVFSVLRAVLELFAAPDDPLLGLYGAFAYDLAFQFEPIRLRLERPDDQRDLVLYLPDRLVVLDPMTGLARLVEYEFATAAGGTEGLERGGRDHPYRPDTNGPDTNAETGCDHAPGEYQGVVEAAKAAFRRGDLFEVVPGQTFSEPCADAPSAVFRRLRAANPAPYEAFVNLGGGEFLVAASPEMYVRVAGGPMGGRVETCPISGTVARGTDALSDSAQILRLLGSAKDAAELTMCTDVDRNDKARVCEPGSVRVIGRRMIELYSRLIHTVDHVEGRLRPGMDALDAFLTHTWAVTVTGAPKRWAMQFLEDTERSPRRWYGGAFGRLGFDGGMDTGLTLRTIRMAEGVAHVRAGATLLSDSDPDAEDAECRLKAAAFRDAIRGTAMGLVPALPAAPGGGRGKRVLLVDHDDSFVHTLADYLRQTGASVTTLRHSHARAAIAERKPDLVVLSPGPGRPADFDVAGTIDAALALGLPVFGVCLGLQGMVERFGGALDVLPEPVHGKAAEVRVLGGGLFAGLPERLTVGRYHSLVARRDRLPADLTVTAETADGLVMAVEHRRLPLAAVQFHPESILSLDGGAGLALLGNVMDRLAAGALADAAA from the coding sequence ATGTACCCCGCCGACCTCCTCGCTTCGCTCCACCTCCTCGAACCGCTGCGTTTCCAAACGCGTGGCGGCGTTACCGTGACCCGGCGCGCCACGGCGCTCGACCCGCGGACCGCCCTCGATCCGGTGATCGACGCGCTCGACCGCCGCCGCGGCCTGCTGCTGTCGAGCGGGGTGGAGGCGCCGGGCCGCTACCGCCGCCACGCGCTGGGCTTCACCGACCCGCCGCTGGCGCTCACGGCACGCGGGCGGACGCTGCGCCTCGACGCGCTGAACGCGCGGGGGCGGGTGCTGCTGCCGGCGGTGGCCGAGGCTCTGCGCGGCCTGGAGGCGCTGGTCGGTCTGGAGGAGGCGCCGTCGCGGGTCACCGCCCTGGTCCGCAAGCCCCAGCACCCCTTCCCGGAGGAGGAGCGGAGCCGCCAGCCCTCCGTCTTCTCGGTGCTGCGCGCGGTGCTGGAGCTGTTCGCCGCCCCCGACGACCCGCTGCTCGGCCTTTACGGGGCCTTCGCCTACGACCTCGCCTTCCAGTTCGAGCCGATCCGCCTGCGGCTGGAGCGGCCCGACGACCAGCGCGATCTGGTGCTCTACCTGCCGGACCGGCTGGTCGTTCTGGACCCCATGACGGGCCTCGCGCGGCTCGTCGAGTATGAGTTCGCCACGGCGGCGGGCGGCACCGAGGGGCTGGAGCGCGGCGGGCGCGACCATCCCTACCGCCCGGACACCAACGGCCCCGACACCAACGCCGAAACCGGCTGCGACCACGCGCCCGGCGAGTATCAAGGTGTCGTCGAGGCCGCCAAGGCCGCCTTCCGCCGCGGCGACCTGTTCGAGGTGGTGCCCGGCCAGACCTTCTCCGAGCCCTGCGCCGACGCCCCTTCGGCGGTGTTCCGGCGGCTGCGCGCCGCCAACCCGGCGCCCTATGAGGCCTTCGTCAATCTGGGGGGCGGGGAGTTCCTCGTCGCCGCCAGCCCGGAAATGTATGTGCGGGTGGCGGGCGGTCCAATGGGTGGACGCGTGGAGACCTGCCCGATCTCCGGCACTGTGGCGCGCGGCACCGACGCGCTGAGCGACTCCGCGCAGATCCTGCGCCTGCTGGGTTCGGCCAAGGACGCGGCGGAACTGACCATGTGCACCGACGTGGACCGCAACGACAAGGCGCGGGTGTGCGAGCCGGGGTCCGTCCGGGTGATCGGGCGGCGGATGATCGAACTGTACTCCCGCCTGATCCACACGGTGGACCATGTGGAGGGGCGGCTGCGGCCCGGAATGGACGCGCTGGACGCCTTCCTCACCCACACCTGGGCGGTGACGGTGACCGGGGCGCCCAAGCGCTGGGCCATGCAGTTCCTGGAGGACACCGAGAGGTCGCCGCGCCGCTGGTACGGCGGGGCCTTCGGCCGGCTGGGCTTCGACGGCGGGATGGACACCGGCCTGACCCTGCGGACGATCCGCATGGCCGAGGGCGTCGCCCATGTGCGGGCCGGGGCGACCCTGCTGTCCGACAGCGACCCGGACGCCGAGGACGCGGAGTGCCGCCTGAAGGCCGCCGCCTTCCGCGACGCCATCCGTGGAACGGCCATGGGCTTGGTGCCCGCGCTTCCGGCGGCTCCCGGCGGCGGGCGGGGCAAGCGGGTGCTGCTGGTGGATCACGACGACAGCTTCGTCCACACGCTGGCCGACTACCTGCGCCAGACCGGCGCGTCGGTGACGACGCTGCGTCACAGTCACGCACGGGCGGCGATCGCTGAGCGGAAGCCGGATCTGGTCGTGCTGTCCCCCGGTCCGGGCCGTCCGGCGGATTTCGACGTGGCGGGCACCATCGACGCGGCGCTGGCGCTCGGCCTGCCGGTGTTCGGCGTTTGCCTGGGGCTGCAGGGCATGGTGGAGCGGTTCGGCGGCGCGCTGGACGTGCTGCCGGAACCGGTCCACGGCAAGGCCGCGGAGGTCCGGGTGCTCGGCGGCGGGCTGTTCGCCGGCCTGCCGGAACGGCTGACGGTCGGGCGCTACCACTCGCTGGTGGCGCGGCGCGACCGGCTGCCGGCGGACCTCACGGTGACCGCGGAGACCGCCGACGGTCTGGTGATGGCTGTGGAGCACCGGCGGCTTCCGCTCGCCGCCGTGCAGTTCCACCCCGAGTCGATCCTGTCGCTCGACGGTGGGGCCGGTCTCGCCCTGCTGGGCAACGTGATGGACCGGCTGGCCGCCGGCGCCCTTGCGGACGCGGCGGCGTAA
- a CDS encoding DUF1330 domain-containing protein, protein MPAYIIADVNVTNPVAYETYKTLTPDAVARNGGRFIARGGQAEELEGGWQPNRVVILEFPDYATAKAFYDSPEYREAREARKGAADFRMIVVDGA, encoded by the coding sequence ATGCCCGCCTATATCATCGCCGACGTGAACGTGACGAATCCGGTGGCCTACGAGACCTACAAGACGCTGACCCCGGATGCCGTCGCCAGGAATGGAGGGCGCTTCATCGCCCGCGGCGGGCAGGCGGAGGAGCTGGAGGGCGGCTGGCAGCCCAACCGCGTCGTCATCCTGGAATTCCCGGACTACGCCACGGCCAAGGCCTTCTACGACAGCCCCGAATACCGCGAGGCGCGCGAGGCCCGGAAAGGCGCCGCCGACTTCCGGATGATCGTGGTGGACGGCGCCTGA
- the def gene encoding peptide deformylase, whose amino-acid sequence MALLKIARMGHPVLRKVASPVPDPTAPEIRRLASDMIDTMLDAPGVGLAAPQVHESLRMIVFRVPAMRSGGESVEPTVLINPVIEPLDDGMEHGMEGCLSIPELRGIVPRFARIRYRGVGLDGEPIEREASGFHARVIQHECDHLDGVLYIDRMADLRYLAFTDEAHHVTEALEQQDGRD is encoded by the coding sequence ATGGCCCTGTTGAAGATCGCCCGCATGGGGCACCCGGTGCTGCGCAAGGTCGCATCCCCCGTGCCCGACCCGACGGCCCCGGAGATCCGGAGGCTGGCTTCCGACATGATCGACACCATGCTGGACGCGCCCGGAGTCGGGCTGGCGGCGCCGCAGGTGCACGAATCGCTGCGCATGATCGTGTTCCGCGTTCCGGCCATGCGCTCCGGCGGCGAATCGGTGGAGCCGACCGTGCTCATCAACCCGGTGATCGAGCCGCTGGACGATGGGATGGAGCACGGGATGGAGGGCTGCCTGTCGATTCCCGAGCTGCGCGGCATCGTTCCGCGATTCGCGCGCATCCGCTACCGGGGCGTCGGGCTGGACGGCGAACCCATCGAGCGCGAGGCGTCGGGTTTCCACGCCCGCGTCATCCAGCACGAGTGCGATCACCTGGACGGCGTGCTTTACATCGACCGGATGGCCGATCTGCGCTATCTGGCCTTCACCGACGAGGCGCATCACGTGACCGAGGCGCTGGAACAGCAGGACGGGAGAGACTGA
- a CDS encoding cation diffusion facilitator family transporter, producing MTTEQKVLRLSIAVTVLLAGAGILFGLLSGSFAIVFDGIYSLVDASMTMVTLLVSNLIAASTASGPRRGKLAERFTMGFWHLEPMVLGLNATLLMGAAIYALINAVGSLMTGGRDLAFDHAIVYAAVTVLVAAGMAVFATRANRTVRSDFLALDAKAWIMSAALTAALLVAFVFGYLIQGTRLQWMSPYIDPAVLALVCLVVIPIPVGTMRQALADVFLVTPADLKRHVDAVASDIVRRHGFSSYRAYVARVGRGRQIELFFIAPRGWPPRQLEEWDRIRDEVGAAIGGEGPDRWLTIVFTSDPEWAE from the coding sequence ATGACCACCGAGCAGAAGGTTCTTCGCCTGTCCATCGCCGTCACGGTGCTGCTGGCGGGCGCCGGCATCCTGTTCGGCCTGCTGTCGGGCTCCTTCGCCATCGTCTTCGACGGCATCTACTCGCTGGTGGACGCCAGCATGACGATGGTGACGCTGCTGGTGTCCAACCTGATCGCCGCCTCCACCGCGAGCGGCCCACGCCGTGGCAAGCTGGCCGAGCGTTTCACCATGGGCTTCTGGCACCTCGAACCGATGGTGCTCGGGCTGAACGCCACCCTGCTGATGGGGGCGGCGATCTACGCGCTCATCAACGCCGTGGGCAGCCTGATGACCGGCGGCCGCGATCTCGCCTTCGACCACGCGATCGTCTATGCGGCGGTGACCGTTCTCGTCGCGGCCGGCATGGCGGTCTTCGCGACGCGGGCGAACCGGACGGTCCGCTCCGACTTCCTGGCGCTCGACGCGAAGGCCTGGATCATGTCGGCGGCGCTCACCGCGGCCCTGCTCGTCGCCTTCGTCTTCGGGTATCTGATCCAGGGCACCCGGCTTCAATGGATGTCGCCCTACATCGACCCGGCGGTGCTGGCCCTGGTCTGTCTGGTGGTCATCCCGATCCCGGTCGGCACGATGCGGCAGGCGCTGGCCGACGTCTTTCTGGTCACGCCCGCCGACCTCAAGCGGCACGTCGACGCCGTCGCGTCGGACATCGTGCGGCGGCACGGCTTCTCCTCCTACCGCGCCTATGTCGCGCGGGTGGGCCGGGGGCGGCAGATCGAGCTGTTCTTCATCGCCCCGCGCGGCTGGCCGCCGCGCCAGTTGGAGGAGTGGGACCGGATCCGGGACGAGGTCGGCGCGGCCATCGGCGGCGAAGGCCCCGACCGGTGGCTCACCATCGTCTTCACCAGCGATCCGGAATGGGCGGAATGA
- the panB gene encoding 3-methyl-2-oxobutanoate hydroxymethyltransferase: MSASKDTPRVSVPALRVRKGGEPIVCLTAYTTPVARLLDPHVDLLLVGDSLGMVVYGFDSTLPVTLDMMIAHGAAVVRGSRHACVVVDLPFGSYQESPQVAFRNAARVMAESGAQAVKVEGGLEMAETVAYLTTRGVPVMGHVGLLPQSVNALGGYKAVGRDPEAAERIRADARAIAEAGAFSLVIEGTMESLARQITEDVTIPTIGIGASPACDGQVLVSDDMFGLFGEFQPKFVKRYAQLGTAIGEAAATYAAEVKARSFPGPEHCFGIKKA; encoded by the coding sequence ATGAGCGCATCCAAGGACACTCCGCGCGTCTCCGTGCCGGCGCTGCGCGTGCGCAAGGGCGGGGAGCCGATCGTCTGCCTGACCGCCTACACGACTCCGGTCGCCCGGCTGCTGGACCCGCATGTCGACCTGCTGCTGGTCGGCGACTCGCTGGGCATGGTGGTCTACGGCTTCGACAGCACGCTTCCCGTCACGCTGGACATGATGATCGCCCACGGCGCCGCCGTGGTGCGCGGCTCGCGCCACGCCTGCGTGGTGGTGGACCTGCCCTTCGGCAGCTATCAGGAAAGCCCCCAGGTGGCCTTCCGCAACGCCGCCCGCGTCATGGCGGAGAGCGGCGCCCAGGCGGTCAAGGTGGAAGGCGGGCTGGAGATGGCCGAGACGGTGGCCTACCTGACCACCCGCGGCGTGCCGGTGATGGGCCATGTCGGGCTGCTGCCGCAGTCGGTCAACGCGCTCGGCGGCTACAAGGCGGTGGGCCGCGATCCGGAGGCGGCGGAGCGCATCCGCGCCGACGCCCGCGCCATCGCCGAGGCCGGCGCCTTCTCGCTGGTCATCGAGGGCACGATGGAGTCGCTGGCCCGCCAGATCACCGAGGATGTGACCATCCCGACCATCGGCATCGGCGCCTCCCCCGCCTGCGACGGGCAGGTTCTGGTGTCCGACGACATGTTCGGCCTGTTCGGCGAGTTCCAGCCCAAGTTCGTGAAGCGCTACGCCCAGCTCGGCACCGCCATCGGCGAGGCCGCCGCGACCTACGCCGCCGAGGTGAAAGCCCGCAGCTTCCCCGGTCCGGAGCATTGCTTCGGCATCAAGAAGGCGTAA
- a CDS encoding NAD(P) transhydrogenase subunit alpha, translated as MDQTQLSNRVVELKAQLAAASQQIDALAAQAAALGHATPVADAAGHGNFFITGLTVFVLACFVGYYVVWRVTPALHSPLMAVTNAVSSVIIVGALIAAGPAGFGFSKIMGFLAVILASVNIFGGFLVTQRMLSMFKKKGK; from the coding sequence ATGGATCAGACTCAATTGTCCAACCGCGTCGTCGAGCTGAAGGCCCAGCTCGCGGCGGCCAGCCAGCAGATCGACGCGCTCGCCGCCCAGGCCGCGGCGCTCGGCCACGCCACTCCCGTCGCGGACGCGGCGGGCCACGGCAACTTCTTCATCACCGGCCTGACGGTGTTCGTGCTGGCCTGCTTCGTCGGCTACTACGTGGTGTGGCGGGTGACGCCGGCGCTGCACTCGCCGCTGATGGCGGTGACCAACGCGGTGTCCTCGGTGATCATCGTCGGCGCCCTGATCGCCGCCGGCCCCGCTGGGTTCGGCTTCTCCAAGATCATGGGCTTCCTCGCCGTCATCCTGGCCAGCGTCAACATCTTCGGCGGCTTCCTGGTCACCCAGCGCATGCTGTCGATGTTCAAGAAGAAGGGCAAGTAA
- the rpsU gene encoding 30S ribosomal protein S21: MQVLVRDNNVDQALRALKKKMQREGIFREMKLRRNYEKPSEKRAREKAEAVRRTRKLLRKRMEREGY, encoded by the coding sequence GTGCAAGTTCTGGTCCGAGACAACAACGTCGATCAGGCCCTCCGCGCGCTGAAGAAGAAGATGCAGCGCGAGGGCATTTTCCGGGAAATGAAGCTGCGCCGGAACTACGAGAAGCCCTCGGAGAAGCGCGCGCGTGAGAAGGCTGAGGCGGTGCGTCGCACCCGCAAGCTGCTCCGCAAGCGCATGGAGCGCGAGGGCTATTAA
- a CDS encoding NAD(P)(+) transhydrogenase (Re/Si-specific) subunit beta: METLSALLYLVASVCFIMALRGLSSPETSRQGNFFGMAGMTIAVLTTLALPIVQSYWMIVLGIAIGGGIGYVIAKKIEMTALPQLVAAFHSLVGLAAVFVALSAFYSPEAYGIGVPGAIAKGSLVEMALGTAIGAITFTGSIVAFAKLQGLVTGKPLVFPFQHHLNAALGVLTILLIVWLVQSNSSVAMWIIVLVALALGFLLILPIGGADMPVVISMLNSYSGWAAAGIGFTLQNNLLIVTGALVGSSGAILSYIMCKGMNRSIFNVILGGFGGDSGAASAAAGGGERGTVKAGSPEDAAYIMKNAQSVIIVPGYGMAVAQAQHALREMADLLKKEGVEVKYAIHPVAGRMPGHMNVLLAEANVPYDEVFELEDINRDFSTADVAFVIGANDVTNPAAKTDPQSPIYGMPILDVEKAKTVFFIKRGMAAGYAGVENELFFRPNTMMLFGDAKKVTEEVVKSME, encoded by the coding sequence ATGGAAACCCTGTCCGCCCTTCTCTATCTGGTCGCCTCGGTCTGCTTCATCATGGCCCTGCGCGGCCTGTCCAGCCCGGAGACCTCCCGCCAGGGCAACTTCTTCGGCATGGCCGGCATGACCATCGCCGTGCTGACCACGCTGGCCCTGCCCATCGTCCAGTCCTACTGGATGATCGTGCTGGGCATCGCGATTGGCGGCGGCATCGGCTACGTCATCGCCAAGAAGATCGAGATGACGGCTCTGCCGCAGCTCGTCGCCGCCTTCCACTCGCTGGTCGGTCTGGCCGCGGTGTTCGTGGCGCTGTCGGCCTTCTACTCGCCCGAGGCCTACGGCATCGGCGTGCCCGGCGCCATCGCCAAGGGCTCGCTGGTCGAGATGGCGCTCGGCACCGCCATCGGCGCCATCACCTTCACCGGCTCGATCGTTGCCTTCGCCAAGCTCCAGGGTCTGGTCACCGGCAAGCCGCTGGTCTTCCCCTTCCAGCACCACCTCAACGCCGCCCTCGGCGTGCTGACCATCCTGCTCATCGTCTGGCTGGTGCAGAGCAACTCCAGCGTGGCGATGTGGATCATCGTTCTGGTCGCGCTGGCGCTCGGCTTCCTGTTGATCCTGCCGATCGGCGGCGCCGACATGCCGGTGGTGATCTCGATGCTGAACAGCTACTCCGGCTGGGCGGCGGCGGGCATCGGCTTCACGCTGCAGAACAACCTGCTGATCGTCACGGGCGCGCTGGTCGGCTCGTCGGGCGCCATCCTGTCCTACATCATGTGCAAGGGCATGAACCGCTCGATCTTCAACGTGATCCTGGGCGGCTTCGGCGGCGACAGCGGGGCGGCCTCGGCGGCGGCCGGCGGCGGCGAGCGCGGCACGGTCAAGGCCGGCTCGCCGGAGGACGCGGCCTACATCATGAAGAACGCCCAGTCGGTGATCATCGTCCCGGGCTACGGCATGGCGGTGGCCCAGGCCCAGCACGCGCTGCGCGAGATGGCCGACCTGCTGAAGAAGGAGGGCGTCGAGGTCAAATACGCCATCCATCCGGTGGCGGGGCGCATGCCGGGGCACATGAACGTGCTGCTGGCCGAGGCCAACGTGCCCTACGACGAGGTGTTCGAGCTGGAGGACATCAACCGCGACTTCAGCACCGCGGACGTCGCCTTCGTGATCGGCGCCAACGACGTGACCAACCCGGCGGCCAAGACCGATCCGCAGTCGCCGATCTACGGCATGCCGATCCTCGACGTCGAGAAGGCCAAGACGGTGTTCTTCATCAAGCGCGGCATGGCCGCCGGCTACGCCGGCGTCGAGAACGAGCTGTTCTTCCGCCCCAACACCATGATGCTGTTCGGCGACGCCAAGAAGGTCACCGAAGAGGTCGTGAAGTCGATGGAGTAA
- a CDS encoding Re/Si-specific NAD(P)(+) transhydrogenase subunit alpha — translation MKIAIPRERRAGENRVAASPETVKKLKALSLEVVVETGAGLGSNLPDRVYQDAGATIAPDAASALADADIVLKVQRPLLAGEGDLDELALIKRGALLFAILNPYNSRDHVAAYAAAGVNAFAMEFMPRITRAQVMDVLSSQANLAGYKAVVDAASEYGRAYPMMMTAAGTVPPARAFIMGVGVAGLQAIATAKRLGAIVSATDVRPAVKEQVQSLGGSFVAVENEEFKQAETSGGYAKEMSDDYKRQQAALVAEHIKKQDIVITTALIPGRKAPILVTREHVASMKPGSVIIDLAVEQGGNVEGSELGKVVVTDNGVKIVGHANYPSRIAESASLLYAKNLLALLQSLHDKEKGVTLNWDDEIVKAIALTRDGQVVHPAFAGQTV, via the coding sequence ATGAAAATCGCCATACCCAGGGAACGGCGCGCGGGGGAGAATCGCGTCGCGGCTTCTCCGGAGACGGTCAAGAAACTCAAAGCCCTCAGCCTGGAAGTGGTCGTGGAGACCGGCGCCGGTCTGGGCTCGAACCTGCCGGACCGGGTGTATCAGGACGCCGGCGCGACGATCGCGCCGGACGCCGCGTCGGCGCTGGCCGACGCCGACATCGTGCTGAAGGTGCAGCGACCGCTGCTGGCCGGGGAGGGGGACCTCGACGAGCTGGCGCTGATCAAGCGCGGCGCGCTGCTGTTCGCCATCCTCAACCCCTACAACAGCCGCGACCACGTGGCGGCCTACGCGGCGGCCGGGGTGAACGCCTTCGCCATGGAGTTCATGCCGCGCATCACCCGCGCCCAGGTCATGGACGTGCTGTCCTCGCAGGCCAACCTCGCCGGCTACAAGGCGGTGGTCGACGCCGCCAGCGAGTATGGCCGGGCCTACCCGATGATGATGACCGCGGCGGGCACGGTGCCGCCGGCCCGCGCCTTCATCATGGGCGTCGGCGTCGCCGGTCTGCAGGCCATCGCCACGGCCAAGCGGCTGGGTGCCATCGTCTCGGCGACCGACGTGCGCCCGGCGGTGAAGGAGCAGGTGCAGTCGCTGGGCGGCAGCTTCGTCGCGGTGGAGAACGAGGAGTTCAAACAGGCCGAGACCTCCGGCGGCTACGCCAAGGAGATGTCGGACGACTACAAGCGCCAGCAGGCGGCGCTGGTGGCCGAGCACATCAAGAAGCAGGACATCGTCATCACCACGGCGCTGATCCCCGGGCGCAAGGCGCCGATCCTGGTGACGCGCGAGCATGTCGCCTCGATGAAGCCGGGCTCGGTGATCATCGATCTGGCGGTGGAGCAGGGCGGCAACGTCGAGGGCTCGGAGCTGGGCAAGGTGGTCGTCACCGACAACGGGGTGAAGATCGTCGGCCACGCCAACTACCCCAGCCGCATCGCCGAGAGCGCCTCGCTGCTCTACGCCAAGAACCTGCTGGCGCTGCTGCAGTCGCTGCACGACAAGGAAAAGGGCGTCACGCTCAACTGGGACGACGAGATCGTGAAGGCCATCGCGCTCACCCGCGATGGGCAGGTCGTTCATCCCGCCTTCGCCGGCCAGACGGTCTAA